The Anomalospiza imberbis isolate Cuckoo-Finch-1a 21T00152 chromosome 7, ASM3175350v1, whole genome shotgun sequence genome has a window encoding:
- the CTLA4 gene encoding cytotoxic T-lymphocyte protein 4 has product MLSILVTMGFLCTSTAIAEVMEVTQPAIVLANRQGVASLVCKYKNIGNAKEIRVTLLKQTGDQITEICASSYTTELKTFFVKKVIQCHVTPGQNNVTLTLAGLQANDTGLYICKMERMYPPPYFMNKGNGTHLYVIDPEPCPDSAIYLWVLGATASGFFLYSIIISAILVGKAIKRRQCLTTGVYVKMPSEKLEKKVIPFHITVNCNKEREKPFPSWDGESNNSFQLKK; this is encoded by the exons atgcTCTCAATATTGGTCACCATGGGCTTTCTCTGCACATCCACTGCCATTGCTGAAG TAATGGAAGTGACTCAGCCAGCAATTGTGCTGGCCAACAGGCAAGGAGTTGCCAGCTTGGTGTGTAAATACAAGAACATCGGGAATGCAAAGGAAATTCGAGTGACTTTGCTTAAACAGACTGGTGACCAGATCACAGAAATCTGTGCTTCATCATACACCACGGAGTTAAAAACATTCTTTGTGAAAAAGGTCATTCAGTGCCATGTTACGCCTGGCCAAAACAATGTGACCCTCACGCTGGCGGGCCTGCAAGCAAATGACACCGGGCTTTACATTTGCAAGATGGAGCGGATGTACCCCCCACCCTATTTTATGAACAAGGGAAATGGCACACATCTCTATGTCATTG ATCCCGAACCTTGTCCAGACTCTGCCATATATCTCTGGGTATTAGGAGCTACTGcctcaggattttttctttacagtatCATCATCTCAGCCATTCTTGTGGGCAAAGCG ATAAAGAGAAGACAATGTCTCACTACTGGAGTCTATGTGAAAATGCCTTCTGAAAAGCTAGAGAAAAAAGTGATTCCATTCCACATCACTGTTAATTGTAacaaggaaagagagaaaccattTCCTAGCTGGGATGGAGAGTCTAATAATTCATTTcagttaaagaaataa